A single genomic interval of Aneurinibacillus migulanus harbors:
- a CDS encoding Ig-like domain-containing protein, whose product MTAAWEVVWQQVSSHKYGDSYPDFLRVRFYKETGEDILAYTLYASNSDSNYLLSSQFWVRPGYDFTNYRYAFYIVEREAQTKRILESMPPDGNFLYTTLTPPIPTEPGATIVVARQRKNQNPVLSISTGNMALSAGNCILSGTVNDPDGDTVTISATIAGIPKQTTVAGSGRWTLTWPVSDLPQAQYSNITVTANDGQGGTATATYTGIITIDKTNPSIAISGVSQGQTYTSVTPVFSATDTGGAGLQSCTATLNGNAFTSGTTITTAGNYTLVVTAKDNAGNVSTQTVSFFVNSNPTMTVTTADNQSLTDGKSFSITGNATDANSGDVLTVKYKIDNGTVRNIASGVASGTPLSFTKNLTFSNKRLRDGATEVTGDLAENVDHILNVWAEDDKAGKSTEVTCKFRVIHNRPPIISGTNEDLGTIQAPPSKTYTVSDAENDTFTVTEKIDGKVIRSFAGVAGQENTITIPHDFWIRLQPGIQHKLVIEATDSKGMTAARTYTFVRQETKLEFKLKKPFVTDIAAKRILVTIDAVVPNGTTMKIEACNNAFDASPTWEDITNHVRFNRGFLFTNTEKTAEQWGVDIRFMFEKGTANSQVIVNGFGGAFD is encoded by the coding sequence ATGACAGCAGCATGGGAAGTTGTTTGGCAACAAGTAAGTAGTCATAAATACGGTGACTCATATCCTGATTTTTTACGGGTTCGATTTTACAAAGAAACAGGAGAAGATATTTTAGCCTATACCCTGTATGCCTCTAATAGTGATAGTAACTACCTTTTAAGTTCGCAGTTTTGGGTGCGCCCTGGGTATGATTTTACAAACTACCGATATGCTTTTTATATCGTAGAACGGGAAGCACAAACAAAGAGAATACTCGAGTCAATGCCTCCAGATGGGAATTTTCTCTATACTACACTCACTCCCCCAATCCCTACGGAGCCTGGAGCAACTATTGTTGTTGCTAGACAACGGAAAAATCAAAATCCAGTACTAAGCATCTCTACTGGAAATATGGCCTTATCCGCAGGGAATTGTATCTTATCCGGAACCGTAAACGACCCGGATGGGGATACGGTAACCATCAGTGCAACGATAGCGGGTATCCCAAAACAAACAACAGTTGCCGGTTCCGGAAGATGGACGCTCACTTGGCCCGTATCAGACTTGCCGCAGGCGCAGTATTCAAACATTACTGTTACCGCGAATGACGGACAAGGCGGCACCGCTACCGCAACGTACACAGGTATTATTACTATCGACAAGACAAACCCGTCTATTGCTATATCGGGTGTCTCTCAAGGTCAAACATACACATCAGTGACACCTGTATTTTCTGCAACGGATACGGGCGGCGCAGGCTTGCAGAGCTGCACAGCTACACTAAATGGGAATGCCTTTACCTCCGGCACTACCATTACAACTGCAGGAAACTATACGCTTGTTGTAACGGCCAAAGACAATGCAGGGAATGTAAGTACACAAACGGTTAGTTTCTTTGTGAACAGCAATCCCACCATGACGGTAACCACAGCGGATAATCAGTCACTTACGGACGGGAAAAGTTTCAGCATTACAGGCAACGCAACGGATGCGAACAGTGGAGATGTATTAACAGTCAAATATAAAATTGATAACGGCACAGTCCGTAATATCGCATCAGGCGTCGCCAGTGGCACGCCTCTTTCTTTTACCAAAAACCTAACCTTCAGCAACAAAAGATTGCGTGACGGAGCTACGGAGGTTACGGGCGATTTAGCTGAAAATGTGGACCACATACTCAATGTATGGGCTGAGGACGACAAAGCTGGAAAGTCAACGGAAGTCACATGTAAATTCCGTGTCATTCATAACCGTCCGCCCATTATCTCCGGTACGAATGAGGATTTAGGAACCATTCAAGCACCGCCGTCGAAGACGTACACTGTATCGGATGCAGAAAATGATACATTTACCGTTACCGAGAAAATCGACGGGAAGGTCATTCGCTCTTTTGCGGGTGTAGCCGGACAAGAAAACACCATTACCATTCCACATGACTTCTGGATACGATTGCAGCCTGGAATTCAACATAAGCTAGTCATCGAAGCGACCGACAGTAAAGGAATGACAGCGGCACGCACCTATACATTTGTCCGTCAGGAAACCAAGCTGGAATTCAAGCTAAAGAAGCCATTTGTCACCGATATTGCCGCCAAGCGGATTCTTGTCACTATTGATGCGGTGGTGCCAAATGGCACAACGATGAAAATCGAAGCATGTAACAATGCCTTTGATGCCTCACCTACCTGGGAGGACATAACGAATCATGTTCGATTTAATCGCGGTTTTCTCTTTACCAATACAGAGAAAACAGCAGAACAATGGGGCGTAGATATTCGCTTTATGTTTGAAAAAGGCACAGCAAACAGTCAGGTTATTGTCAATGGATTTGGGGGTGCATTCGATTGA
- a CDS encoding putative phage tail protein has translation MTVLVPLKYRKRIPPIHYEDKHAALLFQALDAEFALHQSRIEDMRDQFFIHKATWGLDVWEKLFGLPIGVGTYEERRLKVFEKYYAKLPFTPSVLLALANHVSQLKNAQVEEVFDQKIIRFIFQLEDAVDVTHLYKTFMKMRRVHVHGFSIATNADETIEIDEQITCNLRRYHTVEEFQVGMTPLKYEDEVML, from the coding sequence ATGACGGTATTAGTCCCTTTAAAGTATCGAAAACGAATACCGCCTATTCATTATGAGGATAAGCATGCAGCCTTGCTGTTTCAAGCACTGGACGCAGAGTTCGCTTTACATCAATCCCGCATTGAGGACATGCGTGATCAGTTTTTTATTCATAAAGCCACATGGGGCCTTGACGTATGGGAGAAGTTATTCGGCCTTCCGATTGGCGTAGGGACATATGAAGAACGACGGCTAAAAGTATTTGAAAAATATTATGCCAAGCTGCCGTTCACGCCGTCTGTGCTGCTCGCTTTGGCGAATCATGTCTCGCAATTGAAAAATGCACAAGTCGAAGAGGTGTTTGACCAAAAAATCATTCGGTTCATTTTTCAGTTGGAAGATGCCGTTGATGTCACACACCTGTACAAAACATTTATGAAAATGCGGCGGGTGCATGTTCATGGCTTCTCAATTGCTACAAATGCAGACGAGACGATAGAAATAGACGAGCAAATCACCTGCAACCTGCGTCGCTATCATACTGTAGAGGAGTTTCAAGTGGGTATGACGCCGCTAAAATACGAAGATGAGGTGATGCTGTAA
- a CDS encoding baseplate J/gp47 family protein, with protein sequence MKLDDKLLIMVEDSDHIYERCANRVKHEMPTEQGEYFYTMGYPFCQEFSEQQQLLEYAWVQGWPLWADGEFLDWHGQKEFIQLPRLEGEDDDSYRERILNRTQEEEGSGRAKDYERMARNAGAGSAKAIEHLRNDLSIDIFITDWEGHPASQVLCDAVRAAIEKEREALHDVGVLPATIHHVVVAARLILSSDANPEETEAKIVENLNIYIKKNEVLRYQVIANLMFVPGVEDIADYTLNGGTNNIVTPDGAVNVLDWSPLP encoded by the coding sequence ATGAAGCTGGATGACAAGCTGCTGATTATGGTTGAGGATTCCGATCACATTTATGAACGTTGTGCAAACCGTGTCAAACATGAGATGCCCACGGAACAAGGAGAGTATTTCTATACGATGGGCTACCCCTTTTGCCAGGAGTTCTCCGAACAACAACAGCTATTGGAGTATGCCTGGGTTCAGGGCTGGCCGTTATGGGCAGATGGTGAATTCTTGGATTGGCATGGACAAAAGGAGTTCATCCAACTTCCGCGACTGGAAGGCGAGGATGATGATTCGTACCGGGAGCGGATATTGAACCGGACCCAGGAAGAGGAAGGTAGCGGGCGTGCCAAAGATTACGAGCGAATGGCCCGAAATGCCGGAGCGGGCTCTGCCAAAGCAATCGAGCATTTACGCAATGATTTAAGCATTGATATTTTTATCACGGATTGGGAAGGGCATCCTGCTTCCCAAGTCTTATGCGATGCTGTGCGGGCGGCCATTGAGAAGGAACGTGAGGCACTGCATGATGTTGGGGTGCTTCCGGCTACGATACATCATGTTGTAGTAGCGGCACGGCTCATTCTCTCGTCTGATGCCAACCCGGAAGAAACGGAAGCTAAAATCGTAGAAAACCTCAACATCTATATCAAGAAAAATGAGGTACTACGCTACCAGGTTATTGCTAATCTAATGTTTGTGCCTGGAGTGGAGGATATCGCGGATTACACTCTTAACGGAGGCACAAACAATATTGTCACGCCGGATGGAGCGGTTAATGTGCTGGATTGGAGTCCGCTGCCATGA
- a CDS encoding DUF2634 domain-containing protein, which produces MADERISLFPEMDFSDIDDIRNIEGIPSEQKWTYVIDFEKRCLVLDDDGRPKKTKGYKEYLIQTAMRILNTERFQYIIFDEDIGVEKSEWPGWEDIEVKRDAEEALEAHAEIEKAEVLHMERIGNKMRMSIRIIGVSATVEMEVKWSNEAG; this is translated from the coding sequence ATGGCGGATGAGCGGATTTCTTTGTTTCCCGAGATGGATTTTAGCGATATAGACGACATCAGGAACATCGAGGGCATTCCATCTGAGCAGAAATGGACGTATGTTATTGATTTTGAAAAACGATGCCTTGTACTGGACGATGATGGTCGTCCAAAGAAAACGAAAGGCTACAAGGAATACTTAATACAGACAGCCATGCGCATTCTTAATACAGAACGCTTCCAATATATCATTTTCGATGAGGATATAGGCGTAGAAAAATCAGAATGGCCAGGATGGGAAGATATTGAGGTCAAGCGTGATGCTGAAGAGGCATTAGAAGCACATGCAGAGATTGAAAAGGCAGAAGTACTGCATATGGAACGGATTGGAAACAAAATGCGGATGAGCATACGAATTATCGGGGTATCCGCAACAGTGGAGATGGAGGTGAAATGGTCGAATGAAGCTGGATGA